Proteins encoded by one window of Luteimonas yindakuii:
- the lexA gene encoding transcriptional repressor LexA — MSSPLSSRRAAVLAFLRERAAEGRPPSLAEIAEEFGFASRSAAQKHVHALAEAGLIERVAGHARGIRLAVGERPDLLALPVLGRVAAGQPIGADIGLDQQLWLDRGLFALRPDYLLRVQGDSMIDDGILDGDLVGVHRSADARDGQTVVARLDGELTIKRLEKRRDRLRLLPRNPAHAPIAIPAGTDFAIEGLFCGLVRQG; from the coding sequence ATGTCCTCCCCACTGTCTTCCCGCCGTGCCGCTGTCCTCGCCTTCCTGCGTGAGCGGGCCGCCGAGGGTCGGCCGCCGAGCCTGGCGGAGATCGCCGAAGAGTTCGGTTTCGCCTCGCGCAGCGCTGCGCAGAAGCATGTGCATGCCTTGGCCGAAGCGGGTCTGATCGAACGTGTCGCCGGGCATGCGCGTGGCATCCGGCTGGCAGTGGGCGAGCGCCCGGACCTGCTGGCTCTGCCGGTGCTGGGGCGGGTGGCGGCCGGCCAGCCGATCGGCGCGGACATCGGCCTGGACCAGCAGCTGTGGCTGGACCGCGGGCTGTTCGCGTTGCGGCCCGACTATCTGCTGCGGGTGCAGGGCGATTCGATGATCGACGACGGCATCCTCGACGGCGACCTGGTCGGCGTGCACCGCAGCGCCGATGCCCGCGATGGACAGACCGTGGTCGCGCGGCTGGACGGCGAACTCACGATCAAGCGGTTGGAGAAGCGTCGCGACCGCCTGCGCCTGTTGCCGCGCAATCCGGCGCATGCGCCGATCGCCATCCCCGCGGGAACGGATTTCGCCATCGAAGGGCTGTTCTGCGGCCTGGTCCGGCAGGGCTGA
- a CDS encoding type II toxin-antitoxin system death-on-curing family toxin, producing the protein MIWISKVLLLAVHDRQLAEHGGSSGIRDETLLESAIARPLQLAAYGEPPPHLASLAASLAYGIARNHPFVDGNKRTTAVACETFLILNGASIDADDVALYPLYLGLAEGSLDEAGFADWLRRHVVLPPATSRLNEPGAVYQD; encoded by the coding sequence ATGATCTGGATCAGCAAAGTTCTGCTGCTGGCCGTCCATGACCGGCAGCTCGCCGAACACGGCGGCAGCAGTGGCATCCGCGATGAGACGCTTCTGGAATCAGCGATCGCACGACCGCTGCAGCTCGCGGCCTATGGGGAGCCACCCCCCCACCTTGCCTCACTCGCCGCAAGCCTGGCCTATGGGATCGCGCGCAACCATCCTTTCGTCGACGGCAACAAGCGGACGACAGCCGTGGCCTGCGAAACCTTCCTGATCCTCAACGGTGCGTCGATCGATGCGGACGATGTTGCCCTCTATCCTCTCTACCTGGGGTTGGCGGAGGGCAGCCTCGACGAAGCCGGCTTCGCCGACTGGTTGCGCCGCCACGTGGTGCTGCCGCCAGCGACATCGCGGCTCAACGAACCGGGCGCCGTCTACCAGGACTGA
- a CDS encoding AbrB/MazE/SpoVT family DNA-binding domain-containing protein, with protein sequence MKLKITTVGNSAGVILPKELLARLRLSKGDTLYALETPDGIRLSAFDPELAQQMEVAEEVMRRRRTLLHKLAQ encoded by the coding sequence ATGAAACTCAAGATCACCACCGTGGGCAACTCGGCCGGCGTCATCCTGCCCAAGGAACTGCTGGCCCGGCTGCGCCTGTCCAAGGGCGACACGCTCTACGCGCTGGAAACCCCGGACGGCATCCGGCTGAGCGCGTTCGACCCGGAGCTGGCGCAGCAGATGGAAGTGGCGGAGGAAGTGATGCGTCGTCGCCGCACCCTGCTGCACAAGTTGGCGCAGTAA